In a genomic window of Lycium ferocissimum isolate CSIRO_LF1 chromosome 9, AGI_CSIRO_Lferr_CH_V1, whole genome shotgun sequence:
- the LOC132031442 gene encoding uncharacterized protein LOC132031442 isoform X3: MEITHVGTADALAFFLPGVVSQIGKVLHISKTFISGAAGSAEALDQAIRSLAEFLMIVLEDNFNLPFLGLPLDDVNKGKSSVSFLEALRQLPSSMHDQNLSEAVDRGTVVLRSTEGESVSPRNVNGSLRVIRTKDWIVDTSSHVDKLLCATYPHLCMHPSRKVRRGLLAAIQGLLSKTSCVLKGSRLMLLENLCVLACDDSAEVSSASQSFFGHLLSSHGKLHVKHDVAEIFNRLVEKLPKVVLGTDESYAIAHSQKLLVLIYFSGPQLVADYLLQSPVRAAQFLDVLALCLSQNSVFAGSLEKNVVAKRSSSGFMHSIAEIRAVGVADSDNLRSRENQTRRAHATESIKNEHQLPRMPPWFVYVGSQKLYHSVARILRLVGLSLFADPRTEGPLSIIIDLPLENLRKLVSEIRMKEYSEESWQSWYSRITSGQLVRQASTAVCILNELIFGLSDQAIDDFTRMFRAYVMAPQENKKCQEDASQYCKIEQSTTEESVWKICQVKGERSHLVDCIGSILHEYLSPEIWDLPVEHTAALQQYDCEDANISSHFFNDNVMLHQVIIDGIGIFSMSIGRDFSSSGFLHSSLYMLLHNLICSHFQIRSASDAVLHIIAAMHEYPTVGHLVLANSDYVIDSVCRQLRSLELNPDVPNVLAAMLSYIGVAHSILPLLEEPMRAVSMELEILGRHQHPDLTIPFLKAMAEIVKASKQEASALLDQAKSYCEDVESKKLNLEKRTEKLIDDSGSYSDENVGKGLSESGMRIYTNDMQIEWETMLFKMSDFRRFRRTVGSIAGSCLTAATPLLASANQAASLIALDIVDDGFLTVAKVEDAYKLEKKIKEAIEHVADMCSFYSIKDALDADADETTENRLLPAANKVWPFLVACIRNKSPLAVQRCTQTISNIVQICGGDFFTRRFHTDGKHFWSFLTTSPFQKRAPGSSEETYLKLPYRGRSASSGDSAAEISDLKVQAAVLNMIANLARNRRSASALEAVLKKVSGLVVGIACSGVVGLRDTSINALAGLASIDPDLIWLLLADVYYSKKRETPIPPTTGEFLEISRILPPPLSSKDYLYLQYGGKNYGFDIDFTSVDTVFRTLHSQFFSSQMYS; encoded by the exons ATGGAGATTACTCAT GTTGGCACTGCAGATGCTTTAGCTTTCTTTTTGCCAGGAGTTGTTAGTCAAATTGGCAAAGTTTTGCATATTTCAAAAACGTTCATTAGTGGGGCTGCTGGGAGTGCAGAAGCTTTGGACCAAGCGATTAGAAGCTTGGCTGAATTTCTTATGATCGTTCTCGAGGACAATTTTAACTTGCCGTTTCTTGGTCTGCCCCTTGATGATGTCAATAAAGGGAAATCGTCAGTGTCATTTCTGGAGGCACTTCGTCAGTTGCCCTCTTCTATGCATGATCAGAATTTGAGTGAGGCTGTTGACAGGGGCACCGTTGTACTTCGCTCCACAGAGGGGGAAAGTGTTAGTCCTAGAAACGTGAACGGATCTTTGCGTGTAATTCGTACAAAAGACTGGATTGTGGATACCTCGTCGCATGTTGATAAGCTGTTATGTGCAACTTATCCCCAC CTTTGCATGCATCCAAGCAGAAAAGTGAGACGAGGACTCTTGGCGGCAATACAGGGACTCTTATCAAAAACCAGTTGTGTGTTGAAGGGAAGCAGATTGATGCTTTTG GAAAATCTATGTGTTTTGGCATGTGATGATTCCGCGGAGGTGTCCTCAGCTTCACAGTCGTTCTTTGGACATCTGCTCTCATCACATGGGAAGCTTCATGTAAAACATGATGTTGCTGAGATTTTTAACAG GCTTGTCGAAAAGCTTCCAAAGGTGGTCCTTGGAACTGATGAATCATATGCAATTGCACATTCCCAGAAACTGCTCGTACTGATCTATTTTTCAGGCCCACAACTCGTGGCAGACTACCTCCTTCAGTCTCCT GTGAGAGCTGCTCAATTCTTGGATGTTTTAGCCCTCTGTCTGAGTCAAAATTCAGTTTTTGCTGGTTCCCTTGAGAAGAATGTTGTAGCAAAGCGTTCCTCATCAGGGTTCATGCATTCCATAGCAGAGATAAGAGCTGTTGGAGTTGCTGACTCTGACAATCTGAGAAGTAGAGAGAATCAAACTAGAAGAGCACATGCCACAGAAAGTATAAAGAATGAGCATCAGCTGCCGCGCATGCCACCCTGGTTTGTTTATGTTGGAAGTCAGAAGCTGTACCATTCTGTAGCTAGGATTCTACGACTTGTAGGTTTATCTTTATTTGCAG ACCCTCGAACTGAAGGACCTCTATCTATTATCATTGACCTTCCATTGGAGAACCTGCGGAAATTGGTTTCTGAAATACGGATGAAGGAATACAGCGAAGAAAGTTGGCAATCTTGGTACAGCAGGATTACTTCAGGACAATTAGTACGTCAGGCCAGTACTGCTGTGTGTATCCTGAATGAGTTGATATTTGGGTTGTCAGATCAAGCAATTGATGACTTTACCAGAATGTTTAGAGCATATGTAATGGCGCcgcaagaaaataagaaatgtCAAGAAGATGCGAGTCAATATTGCAAAATTGAACAATCTACGACAGAGGAATCTGTTTGGAAGATTTGCCAAGTTAAGGGAGAAAGGAGTCATTTAGTTGACTGCATTGGCAGTATATTACATGAATACCTATCCCCTGAAATATGGGATCTGCCTGTTGAGCATACAGCTGCTTTACAACAATATGATTGTGAGGATGCAAACATTAGCTCGCACTTCTTTAATGACAACGTGATGTTGCAC CAGGTTATTATTGATGGAATTGGCATCTTTTCTATGTCCATTGGGAGAGATTTTTCTTCATCAGGATTTCTTCATTCATCTCTTTATATGTTGCTTCACAATCTTATTTGCTCTCACTTCCAAATTAGAAGTGCATCTGACGCTGTGTTACACATTATCGCCGCGATGCATGAGTATCCAACA GTTGGACACTTGGTTTTAGCAAATTCAGACTATGTAATTGATTCAGTATGCAGGCAGCTGCGCTCTCTGGAGCTTAACCCTGATGTACCAAATGTACTAGCTGCCATGCTTTCATACATAGGAGTGGCTCACAGTATATTGCCTTTATTGGAGGAGCCA ATGCGTGCTGTTTCCATGGAGCTTGAAATTCTTGGCAGGCATCAACACCCTGATTTGACCATTCCCTTCTTGAAG GCAATGGCAGAAATAGTTAAGGCTTCAAAGCAGGAGGCTAGTGCTTTGCTGGACCAAGCAAAGTCATATTGTGAGGATGTGGAATCTAAAAAGCTGAACCTGGAGAAGAGGACCGAAAAGCTTATTGATGATTCAGGTTCATATAGTGATGAAAATGTTGGCAAGGGATTGTCTGAATCTG GGATGCGGATCTACACCAATGATATGCAAATAGAGTGGGAGACTATGCTATTCAAAATGAGTGACTTTAGAAGGTTTAGACGAACAGTTGGATCTATTGCAGGTTCATGTTTAACAGCTGCAACTCCATTACTTGCTTCAGCGAACCAAGCAGCATCCTTGATAGcacttgatattgttgat GATGGATTTTTGACAGTAGCCAAAGTAGAGGATGCCTACAAGCTTGAGAAGAAAATCAAAGAGGCAATTGAACATGTGGCTGatatgtgttcattttatagTATTAAGGATGCTTTAGATGCTGATGCTGATGAAACTACCGAGAACAGACTGCTCCCTGCAGCCAATAAAGTGTGGCCGTTTTTGGTTGCCTGTATTCGAAATAAAAGTCCATTG GCTGTTCAAAGATGTACACAAACAATCAGTAATATCGTGCAGATATGTGGAGGTGACTTCTTTACTCGACGTTTCCATACAGATGGGAAACACTTCTGGAGCTTTTTAACTACTTCACCATTTCAAAAGAGAGCCCCAGGTTCTTCAGAGGAGACTTACTTGAAGCTTCCATACCGCGGCCGTTCTGCATCTTCAGGAGATTCAGCAGCTGAGATTTCTGATCTAAAAGTCCAGGCCGCAGTGCTGAACATGATTGCAAATCTTGCTCGGAACAGACGCAGTGCTTCAGCACTGGAAGCAGTTCTGAAAAAGGTGAGCGGTCTTGTTGTTGGGATAGCATGTAGCGGTGTTGTAGGCCTTCGAGACACATCTATAAACGCCCTTGCTGGACTCGCTTCAATAGATCCTGATCTTATTTGGCTTCTTCTTGCTGATGTTTATTACTCGAAGAAGAGAGAGACGCCTATACCTCCTACAACAGGAGAGTTTTTAGAGATATCTCGAATTTTACCTCCACCCTTGTCGTCTAAAGATTACCTTTATCTGCAGTATGGAGGGAAGAATTATGGGTTTGACATTGATTTTACTTCTGTTGATACCGTGTTTAGAACACTACATTCTCAGTTTTTCAGTTCACAAATGTACAGTTGA